GAATAATATGCTCCAGACGGATGCCCCGATTAACCAGGGAAATTCCGGCGGGCCTTTGGTTAACCTGCAAGGAGAAGTTATCGGGCTTAATACCGCCATTTATTCGCCGATGCAAACCCATACAGGCTTGGGTTTTGCGATACCTATTAACCAAGCAAAGCAATCCTTTGCAAAATATATAGACCTGAAATCGCCGCAGGCGGTCCAGGCGCAGTTGGTTGCCATGCGCTGGATAACATGCCCGAGAGCATTCCCGGTTGCCCAGGCCGGGCCTCAGGCAGGGCCCCAAGCTGGCCCTCAAGCCGGACCAGTAGCAGCAAATACCCCTAATGAGGATTCTCCTGCCTGGATGGGTGTAGAATTCCAAATACTCAATGACGTCCTGGCAGAACAGTTCAAGGTGCCTTTTGACCGTGGAATACTCGTTAACAAAGTTTTTCCTAATTCACCTGCAGCTGAAGCCGGATTGCAGGTTGGTGATGTCATTTACCGTGCCGACGGGACAAGGATAGCGGATGAAACAGTTATCCGTACCTTTTTGGCTGATAAGAAACCGGGCGATAGCGTAACCTTTGCCATCTTCCGTGAAGGCAATAAATTAACTATCAAGGTGAAACTTGCCGGTGGCTCGAACGGGCAACCAATGGGATTAATACCGCTGCCTCCGGATGGGTTATTGTTCGGTTCGGAAATAGAGGCCGGGACAGCCGATATCGTAACCCTGGGGTTAACCGTGGATAATATTACCCCGGAGGTTGCTTTTGCATTTGGATTGCCTGAAAACATGAAAGGAGTAGTGATTGCAGATGTCGAAGGAATAGCCTTATTGAAAGGGGTAGAAGAAGGTGATGTAATAAAAGGTGTTAATGGGGAACCTACACCTGACCTGCTTTCCTTTTTTAAGTGCTTAAAGAAAAGTGATTTGACTAAAGGAGTGACCATGAACCTATCACGCAATGGCAAACCGGTTGATATATTTCTAAAGGAAAATCCGGAAATTCTGACACCGGGAATATGAGTTACCCGGTAGTTGCTATTCCGAACCGATGCCCAGTGTTTACGTTATTATTTAACGAGTTTCTAACAAGCAAGAATTTAAATGACAACTTTAAGTAATGTAAACGGGAATGAAAAATGCGCCGGTTGTGCCCGGTCTGTCATGATGATTTCCGCCTTAGCTAATGTGGTCATGGCATTCGTAAAAGGATTTGTGGGGTTTATGACCGGTAGTAAAGTGCTATTAGCCGATGCCTTGCATTCAGGCGCTGATATTATTTGCGGCTTTTTTAGCATATTAAGTTCATGGACGAGCGGCAAGCAAAGCGACCAAAAACATCCTTATGGTTACGGCAAGATAGAATTTTTTGTCGGCATTGTCGTTGGCTTAGTTCTTATTTTTGCCGCGGCTAATATATTTATCCCATCATTTAAAGCCTTCTTTTTAACGCCACCTGTAACGGTTCATGCGCCGCCCTTCATCGCACTCTGGGTGGCACTTCTTTCAATTTATGCCAATATCGTAGTATCGCAGTTGACGCTTTGTGCGGCCAAGCGCGTAAACAGTCCCGCTCTGGATGCGATTTCCGCGGACAACCGCTCGGATGCGTATTCTTCCGTCCCCGTTGCTCTGGCAATTATGGGTGCGCAATTAGGGTTTCCACAGCTTGATTCGATTGGCGCAATTTTTGTCAGTATCATCATCCTCAAAATCGCCGTAACACTGGTTATAAAGAATTACCGGGGCTTAATGGATGCAGCGGCACAGCCTCAAGAGGTCCAAAATATCTCCAAGATTGTAAAGAGCCTGCCTGAAGTAAAAGATATCGGATACCTAAAAACCCGCCTTACCGGCAGGAATATCTGGGTCGATCTCCAAGTGTTGGTGGATGGCAAAAAGACAGTTTCTGAAGCGGATTTGATATGCACGAGAATCCGTTCGGCTTTAATACAGAAAATAAATACTATCGGCAACGTCCAGGTGACATTAAAGCCGGTTTGATGAGAGGCTATATATGAAAACAAATTCAGTAGTATGGGTCATGGTTTCGATTATCGCGGTCGGATTGATTTTACTGTGGCTCGTTTTATTCCGAAGCCTCTGGACAGATGAGCCGGCTAAAATAGGCAGCGTTAATTTATGGAATAATAGCAGTTGGTCAGGGCAGCCCGTGATTAACCCTACTCCTTTAAAACCAGATGCAGTGACCGGCCCGACCCCGCGGATTATTGCCTGGCAGACGGGAAATGTTATTAACAGTATCAGGCCGGCGGTAGTCGGTATAGCCGTGGGGAATACCGGACAGCCGCCCCCCTGGCAGCAAGGCTGGAAGGTGTTTACGCCTACCGGTAAGTGGAGTGTCGGCAGCGGCGCAATCGTCAGTCCCCAGGGATATATTATTACCAATTATCACGTTATTGCTTCGGGCGGACAGATTGCGGTTTCCGTATTCTCAAATGATACTTACCAGGAATATCCGGCACAGCTTATTGACGGCAATGCCAATAACGATTTAGCGCTTCTTAAGATTAGTTCCGCCCAGCCATTACCGTCTGTTCCGATAGGCAATTCGGATAAAGTGCAGACCGGCGACCAGGTCATTGCCATCGGTAATCCCTTTGGATTAAGCCAGACCGTGACCAAGGGTATCATCAGCGCCAAGCGGAAAAAACTAATGATTGGCAACCTTAATATGTATAACCTGCTTCAAACCGATGTCCCGATTAATCCGGGCAATAGCGGAGGTGTATTATGCAATTTAAAAGGCGAGGTCATCGGTGTTAATGTAGCGATTTATTCTCCGGTAGAATCGGTTTATACCGGTGTGAGTTTTGCCATACCCATTAATAAGGCAAAGATGCTTTATGGCAAGTATATGGATTTGACCACTCAACCGGTGAAATATCAGCTTCTGAGCGGCAAGTCGCCGGGATACGGGCAGCCTGCCGCCGTAGGTGTAAACAATCCTGTTCCGTTTAATGCGGCTAATCCGGAACGCATTCCGGCTAATCAGCAGCGGATTATGCCCTCACCGGGAGAAGGCATTGAAGAGCTTGCCTGGCTGGGTATTGACCTGGTGCCGGCAGCTGATGTTGGTTTGGGGGTAGAGGTAGATGAAATAGAAGGAATTTCACCTATGGAGGCAGGGCTGCAAGCCGGCGACATTATTCAAGGAATTAATGGGTCACCTATAGTTGATCTCTACGCCGTTAAGGAGATAATCAAAGAGATTCCTCTCAAAAAAGGACAGTCGGTTGTCATGCAAGTCTTTCGCCCGCGGACGACCCAGAATATATTTATCAATTTCCGCTTGCAGGACTGGGATATTAAGGGAAGATGAATCCCGATTATGATGAAGGAAGATATCAGTGCACAAGCAGACCAACTGTTTAAGCAGGGTTTATTCCATTATACCCAGAGTAAAACCTCGGAGGGGATAAAAATCGTTACCGACCTGTGGCAGAAGGCAATAGAACTCTACCGGCAGATTGGCGATCAGATTAAAGTAAAAGAGGTAGAATCATATTTTAATCGCCTTTCCCGAAACATCCTAAAGAAAGCATCCCCCGAATCATTTACTAAAAGGGCAAAAGAGAAGTCCAAGAAGTTATTTAACGATTGGTGGGTTTTCCTGAAAATAGGCTGTTTCGGGGTAGGCGGTCCCATGGCGGTTCTGGGATTATTACAGGAGGAATTGGTTAATCGTAAAAAGGTTCTGGATAATAAAGACTTCCTGGAAGGGACGGTCTTGGGTGATATCATTCCCGGTCCGGTAACTATGGACCTGGTTACATATACGGGCTTTAAACTGCGCAAGTGGACCGGAGCCATATTGGCAACCGTGGTTTTTATCCTGCCTTCTTTTTTTATAATGCTTATCTTAGCAAAATACTACGACATATATAATTCAATCCCCATGGTAAACAATATATTCAAGTGTTTAGGGGCAGCGGTAGTTGCAATCATAATTTCCGTCGGAATAAACCTGGGCAAAAGTGAGATTAAGGATTATTGGGGAACGGGTATTTTACTCTGGTCTTTTATCTCATTTGTATTCTTTAGGGTGGATATGATTATAGTAATATTTTTAGCCGGGTTAGTGGGTATCCTTGTTGAGTTTATCCCCCCCCCCCCCGCATTATCGACTGTTTCAGAAGGCATTATGGGGGAAGTAAAGGCATAGAATAATTATGTATACGTTACTTTTGCTTGGTTGGGTATTTCTGAAGGTTGGATTCTTCTGCTGGGGCGGAGGCATTGTAATCATCCCCTTGGCAGAAGAAGAAGTCGTTTTCAAATATGGCTGGTTGACTCCGACTGAATTCGTTGATGCAGTGACATTAGGCCAGGTATCGCCTGGGCCGGTGGTTATTTCCACCACTTTTATCGGCTATAAAGTTGCCGGTTTATTAGGCGCGATTGTTGCTACAGTAAGTGTAATATTGCCGGGTTTTATTCTGATGTGTTTGGCTACCCAGGCAGTAACCGCGTTCAGGAATAACCGTTACATGAGCGCCTTTTTCCATGGTGCCCGGGCAGCCGTTATCGCCATGATTTTCCAAGCAGCCTTAAGTATTGGTAACACTGCTCTGGTTGATGTCAAAGCGGTTTTTATCGCTGTAATCAGCTTGGTGTTGCTGACACGATATAAATTAAGCCCCATCTGGCTGATATTTGTGGTGCTAGGTATAGGAATTATAACTTAATTAAAAGAGCTTATGAGTAATATATGTCTCGAAGTTAAAACCTGTTCAACAAGGTTAATGATTTTTTCGGTAATAGCCAGCCTTGTTTTGAGTGTCATTAAAGGCGGAATTGGCATTCTCGGCAAAAGCGAGGCGCTGGTGGCAGACGGGTTATATTCATTTTACCAGGGTTTTATTTGTGCCCGGTCTCTTATAACCAAAAGAGATATAGAGCCGGATAAAGATAGTAACCGGTTCCCATTGCTGACTACCGGCCAGATATGGTTTGTAAGTAGCGTGGTAGGTTTGATTCTTATATTAGGCGTATTTGACGTATTTGTTTTTTCTATAATAAGATTAATTAAAGCCGCAAGCGGTTGGATAGTTGACCCAAGCCCGTATGCGTTTTATGTGGCGTCTTTTTCTAGTACTGTTAATTATATCTTTTCATGTTACAGCAATTGTGCGGTTCAGCAAACCGCGGTGAAAAATATAGCGGAGTTAAACCATAGCTTTCGGTTATCAGTCCTTATTTCTATGATTGCGCTGGTCGGTATCGGGTTAAGCCGCTGGGCATGGCTTGGCGGGGATGCCTTTGCCGCCATGGTCATTGTCGTATTGATTGTTAAACCGGTTTTTGGATTATTCCAGAAATACCAAGGCGATAGATTAAATACGACTTCTATGGGTACTAATATTACTTAGTGATGAGTTTATAATAAGGAGGGCTCTATATGTCATTAGTCAAGTGTGTACAATGCGGCCACGATATTTCGGACCGCGCTTTAACCTGCCCAAGATGCGGTGACCCAAGGCGCTTAGCCGGCAATCCTGAACCGCGTTTTGGCGGTAATATGGTTAAAGAACCGGTTATTACCTGCCCAAACGGTGCGGAGGATACTAAGCTTCATGAGGTATCATTAAAACATCAGGGGGCAGTAACGGAAACGCCTAATATTGCCAGGAGGATTCTCGCTGAAGAAACTGAGTATGTGGAGCACGAGGCAAAAACGGCGAAAATCTGGTGTTTGCTGGGGATTATTGGCGGTCTGGGTATCATTGGCGGTGCTATCTGGATAATGATTTATACCCGAAATGCTGTTATTGACCTGAGCTTTCTTACTAAGCTCTTGGGCAGGAATATAGATATAAAATATCTGGGTGAAATATTGTCAATTGGGTTATGGGGTGTGGCATTAGCAACCATAGTGCATGGTATCTGGTGGCTACGGCGGATGAATCGCCTTCAGCCGGTTATTGCGAGTCTCAGGAATATTCGGGATAAGATGCAGAAATAAAACCATATATGTAGCATACTAATTGCTAAAAGTGGTTGTTCTTTGACAAATAATTATTTTTTTTGTGACAGGGGGGAGCGTATATTGCCTAGGGAGAGTATAACTGTTGTAGAGGAGCGGGATAACTGTTGCGAGGGACGGAGATAACTGTTATAGGCTGGAAGTAAGTATATTGCCGGTATAGAGTATAACTGTTGTGGGCAGGGATGATGACTGTTGCAGGGATAGCTGGGAACTGTTGCAAGGCATGGTGGTAACTGTTATAAGCTGGGGGTAAGTATATTGCCGGTATAGACTATAGCCGTTGCAGGGTAGATGCGGTTATGTTGCAGGCGGGGTGTACGCCAGGAGGGGGTGGGGGGAGGTACCCCCTATCACCTTGAAACCGATTTATATTGATTTTTAGCGGGAATAATCGTGACTTTTTCATACGAAACTCAATATATTAAGAATTAATTCTGCATATATTCGAGATAGGCTAAAAACGTCACGATAAAACCGAACTATTATAGATGAATTTTAGAACAGCAAACATGGGTATATATGAAACAAGATAAAGGTATAATTGTTGCTTCTATATTATTAATACAGGAGGGAGCAAAGTAGCTAATCCCCTAATAATAGGAGTTGCAATATGAAATTTCAACTAATTATTATCCTGGTAATGGCGTTGATTGTAGTCCTTTTTACCTTCCAAAACCCGCATCCGGTTCCCATGCACTTTGTCGGCTGGGGAACCAGGGATTTCCCGGTAATAGGCGTAGTCTTGATTTCGGTCATTGCCGGAGTGATACTGTCTGTTTTATGGGGATTAATCAGCAATAGCAAGTTAAAAGAAGAGATTTTTAATTTAAAGAGGAAGTTACATAAGGTTCAAGCCCCACCGGTTAATCCGGAGGAAGAGGAACCGCCTGATTTCATGAAATAAACTATTAATAAATTACGAGCTTTTATAAGAAAGGAGCATCGAGGATTATGAAAGATAAAAACCCAGGATTGGCGGGAGTATTTTCGTTCTTTATTCCCGGTTTAGGACAGATTTATAACGGCGAATTCGGCAAGGCCATCGGTTTTATTATAGCTTCAATCATCGGTGGATTGCTGACGCCTATTTTTATCGGCTTCCTGATCATTCTGCCGGCTTGGGCGTGGGGCGTGGTAGACGCTTATTACTCAGCCGAGAAGATTAATGAAGGCGAAATTGTTGCGGATTAGGATATATTGATGCCTTTCTGCACTTCCGGCAGGCGGATTTACTATTCCCGTTATTACGCCCGTTACACTAAGGAGTGGTTGGTGCAGGAATGCTTCCGGTTAAATAATGACGTTTTACGATTTCTATGAATATTACAGCTATAGAAGAAAAACCAGTGATGTTTCTGGGTAATGTAAGTGTCGGTAAAACCACTCTTTTTAACCTGCTGTGCAAAAAAACAGCCTGTGTAAGTAATTATCCCGGAACACTGGTGGAAATCGGGCGCGGGTATTTTTCAGAAAACGGGAAAAACATAATGTTAATTGACACGCCGGGGATTAACAATATCAATCCTGAGTCTGAAGAGGAGATTATATCGCGCAACCTTTTGCTTTTGGAACAACCCCAATCTATAGCCCTGATAGGCGACGGTAAGAATTTACGCCGCACTTTGCTGTTGGCTTTGCAATTAAGCGAATACCGGCTACCCATTTTGCTTAACCTGAATATGATGGATGAAATAGCCCAGCGGGGGATACAAATCAATAAGGAGCTATTATCTTCAATGTTAGGGGTCGATGTTACCTCGACTACCGCGACCAAAGAAGACGGCGTTTTTGCGTTCCGCAGAAAATTGCTCAACGCCAGGGTGCCGCATTTGTTGGTTAAGTATAATAGCGAGATAGAATCAGCGCTGGAGCGGATTTCCGGGGTTTTAGCTGATTCGTTCCATTCCATTCCGGCAGATGTGAAAAAATCATTGAGAGCAATCGGCACATTATTGCTCAGCGGTGATAACGGCATATTAAATTATATCCGTGAGAAATGGGGGCATGAAGTATCGGAACAGGTTAGCTTAATTATTAAAAATACCCAAAAAGTGTTTACCAGGCCGTTAAACCTGATTATATCCGAAACGCGATTGCGGATGGTTGACGAAATAGCCCAAAAAACCCAGGTGGTTTCTACGCCCCGTAAAACATTCTGGTCGGAACGTATCGGGGAATGGACGCGGCAGGTGCATACCGGCATCCCTATTGCAGTGGGAATGTTGTTTCTCATGTATCTTTTCGTGGGGTGTTTTGGCGCACAATTACTTGTCGGATTGGTTGAAGGGGAATTATTCGGACATATTATCATTCCTTTCCTGCAAAAGATAGTTTACGGATTACCGTTATTTGTACAGGATGCTTTTATCGGAAAATTCGGGTTAATTAGTATGGGATTAACGGCTCTTATAGGGATTGTCGTTCCTGTTTTGGCGACGTTTTTCTTTGCCTTCGGGATACTGGAAGACCTCGGTTATATCCCGCGCCTTTCCATATTGCTCGACAGGATTCTTAAGAAAATCGGCCTGCACGGAAAAGGCATTATTCCTTTTATTCTGGGTATTAACTGCGTTACCACAGGGATTCTTACTACGCGCATCCTGGAAACTAAAAAGGAAAAATTTATTGCGACTCTTTTGATAGTGGGGTTGCCCTGTGCGCCTCTTTTTGCCGTAATGCTGGCTATATTCGCGTCGGTTTCATTCTGGGTGCCGTTCGTTGTTTTCTGGATTATTATTGGATTGAAAATTATAACCGGTATTATTGCTGATAAGGTTATTAAGGGAGAGCAATCTGATTTTATCATGGAAATTCCGCCGATTAGATTGCCTGATTTCAAGAAAGTATTAATTAAAAGCTTCAGCAGAACCAAGGATTTTGTCATTGAAGCTTTTCCTTATTTCATCATGGCTGTTTTTATTGCATTCCTTCTGGATTCGATTGGGCTACTTGCATTAATTGAGCACCTTGGTGCGCCGGTAGTCAGGGACATTCTGGGTTTGCCGGCACAGGCAACCGAGATGTTTATTATGTCGGTAATGAGGCGTGAGGCTGGCGCGGCAATGCTGAAGCATCTTTTTGACAGCGGGGGAGTCGGGACGATCCAGCTAATCGTCTGTATATTAGTAATGACTTTTTTAATCCCATGCCTTAACACCTTGCTGGTAATTGCCAAGCAATATGGGGTTAAAACGTGCTTGATTATCCTGGGCATTATGGTCCCTTATGCCATTTTGGTGGGAGCAGCCGTGAACTGGGGATCCCGGCTTATGGGAATACATTAACCCGTTAGAAAGGAGAATGTTATGACGACGCGTGATGCGGATGAGGCCTTGGAAAGAATATGGACTTATGGTGAAGAATGCGAGCACCGTTTAAGCGTGATAAAGAAAAAGGCACACGCGACCATTACCCCCTCAGTCTTAAATCAGCTGGAAGAGGAGAACTTGATTGCCTACAGCGGTGATGATGTCTTGTTGACCCGCGATGGCAAGCGCTATGCCGCAGGAATTATCAGGCGCCACCGTTTAGCGGAAAGGATGCTTGTGGATATATTAAATATGGATATTGACGTAATTGAACCGCGGGCTTGCGAATTTGAGCATGTGATTATTGATGAAGTGGTTGATAGCATTTGCACCTTGTTAGGTCACCCGAAGGAGTGCCCCCATGGATTACCTATACCCGAAGGAAAATGCTGCCATGAAACCAGAAATACGGTGAAAAACAGCATTATGCCGTTAGACAAACTGGATATCGGAGAGAAGGCTAAAATCGCCTATATTTCCACCAACAGAAATCACGGCAGGCTGTCTAAATTAATATCTTTTGGTGTTACGCCTGGAAGGAGAGTGCAGGTTAACCAGAAATTCCCGAGCTTTGTAATAAAATGCGACCAAAGCGAGCTCTCGATGGAAAAGGAGTTTGCAAAAGAAATATTCGTATGGAGGGAGAATTATGAATGAGATTAAAAACATCCCGTTGAAAGATCATGTTATGGATGCCAAAGGGAAAATCATTTACGCCTTGATATTATTCGGCATAGTAATTTGGGGCGTGGCTGTTTTACTGGGTTGTGAACCTGAACAAAAACTGGCGGTTAATGCAGGTTATTTCCCTGACATTGTCCATGCCCA
The DNA window shown above is from Planctomycetota bacterium and carries:
- a CDS encoding trypsin-like peptidase domain-containing protein, with product MKTNSVVWVMVSIIAVGLILLWLVLFRSLWTDEPAKIGSVNLWNNSSWSGQPVINPTPLKPDAVTGPTPRIIAWQTGNVINSIRPAVVGIAVGNTGQPPPWQQGWKVFTPTGKWSVGSGAIVSPQGYIITNYHVIASGGQIAVSVFSNDTYQEYPAQLIDGNANNDLALLKISSAQPLPSVPIGNSDKVQTGDQVIAIGNPFGLSQTVTKGIISAKRKKLMIGNLNMYNLLQTDVPINPGNSGGVLCNLKGEVIGVNVAIYSPVESVYTGVSFAIPINKAKMLYGKYMDLTTQPVKYQLLSGKSPGYGQPAAVGVNNPVPFNAANPERIPANQQRIMPSPGEGIEELAWLGIDLVPAADVGLGVEVDEIEGISPMEAGLQAGDIIQGINGSPIVDLYAVKEIIKEIPLKKGQSVVMQVFRPRTTQNIFINFRLQDWDIKGR
- a CDS encoding metal-dependent transcriptional regulator, giving the protein MTTRDADEALERIWTYGEECEHRLSVIKKKAHATITPSVLNQLEEENLIAYSGDDVLLTRDGKRYAAGIIRRHRLAERMLVDILNMDIDVIEPRACEFEHVIIDEVVDSICTLLGHPKECPHGLPIPEGKCCHETRNTVKNSIMPLDKLDIGEKAKIAYISTNRNHGRLSKLISFGVTPGRRVQVNQKFPSFVIKCDQSELSMEKEFAKEIFVWRENYE
- a CDS encoding trypsin-like peptidase domain-containing protein codes for the protein YLECPNCRIQIKPTPGIPWSGATCPGCKTVMAHFIREVQSKNGNNQPNPPVASGTQPVYWGPFGLLAHKFYHGAGNQAQGQPQALQPANPQVTQQTTGGIGAGIIVSSQGHILTNYHLIAGQTDITVTIFTPRGNNACPAVIIATDPQNDLAILQIKPTAPMEFPVAPLGNSDNISVGDTVLAFGNPFGLSQTVTDGIISAKRKNINIEGHQLNNMLQTDAPINQGNSGGPLVNLQGEVIGLNTAIYSPMQTHTGLGFAIPINQAKQSFAKYIDLKSPQAVQAQLVAMRWITCPRAFPVAQAGPQAGPQAGPQAGPVAANTPNEDSPAWMGVEFQILNDVLAEQFKVPFDRGILVNKVFPNSPAAEAGLQVGDVIYRADGTRIADETVIRTFLADKKPGDSVTFAIFREGNKLTIKVKLAGGSNGQPMGLIPLPPDGLLFGSEIEAGTADIVTLGLTVDNITPEVAFAFGLPENMKGVVIADVEGIALLKGVEEGDVIKGVNGEPTPDLLSFFKCLKKSDLTKGVTMNLSRNGKPVDIFLKENPEILTPGI
- a CDS encoding zinc ribbon domain-containing protein, producing MSLVKCVQCGHDISDRALTCPRCGDPRRLAGNPEPRFGGNMVKEPVITCPNGAEDTKLHEVSLKHQGAVTETPNIARRILAEETEYVEHEAKTAKIWCLLGIIGGLGIIGGAIWIMIYTRNAVIDLSFLTKLLGRNIDIKYLGEILSIGLWGVALATIVHGIWWLRRMNRLQPVIASLRNIRDKMQK
- a CDS encoding cation transporter, which gives rise to MSNICLEVKTCSTRLMIFSVIASLVLSVIKGGIGILGKSEALVADGLYSFYQGFICARSLITKRDIEPDKDSNRFPLLTTGQIWFVSSVVGLILILGVFDVFVFSIIRLIKAASGWIVDPSPYAFYVASFSSTVNYIFSCYSNCAVQQTAVKNIAELNHSFRLSVLISMIALVGIGLSRWAWLGGDAFAAMVIVVLIVKPVFGLFQKYQGDRLNTTSMGTNIT
- a CDS encoding chromate transporter, with the translated sequence MMKEDISAQADQLFKQGLFHYTQSKTSEGIKIVTDLWQKAIELYRQIGDQIKVKEVESYFNRLSRNILKKASPESFTKRAKEKSKKLFNDWWVFLKIGCFGVGGPMAVLGLLQEELVNRKKVLDNKDFLEGTVLGDIIPGPVTMDLVTYTGFKLRKWTGAILATVVFILPSFFIMLILAKYYDIYNSIPMVNNIFKCLGAAVVAIIISVGINLGKSEIKDYWGTGILLWSFISFVFFRVDMIIVIFLAGLVGILVEFIPPPPALSTVSEGIMGEVKA
- a CDS encoding chromate transporter, encoding MYTLLLLGWVFLKVGFFCWGGGIVIIPLAEEEVVFKYGWLTPTEFVDAVTLGQVSPGPVVISTTFIGYKVAGLLGAIVATVSVILPGFILMCLATQAVTAFRNNRYMSAFFHGARAAVIAMIFQAALSIGNTALVDVKAVFIAVISLVLLTRYKLSPIWLIFVVLGIGIIT
- a CDS encoding cation transporter, with protein sequence MTTLSNVNGNEKCAGCARSVMMISALANVVMAFVKGFVGFMTGSKVLLADALHSGADIICGFFSILSSWTSGKQSDQKHPYGYGKIEFFVGIVVGLVLIFAAANIFIPSFKAFFLTPPVTVHAPPFIALWVALLSIYANIVVSQLTLCAAKRVNSPALDAISADNRSDAYSSVPVALAIMGAQLGFPQLDSIGAIFVSIIILKIAVTLVIKNYRGLMDAAAQPQEVQNISKIVKSLPEVKDIGYLKTRLTGRNIWVDLQVLVDGKKTVSEADLICTRIRSALIQKINTIGNVQVTLKPV
- the feoB gene encoding ferrous iron transport protein B, with translation MNITAIEEKPVMFLGNVSVGKTTLFNLLCKKTACVSNYPGTLVEIGRGYFSENGKNIMLIDTPGINNINPESEEEIISRNLLLLEQPQSIALIGDGKNLRRTLLLALQLSEYRLPILLNLNMMDEIAQRGIQINKELLSSMLGVDVTSTTATKEDGVFAFRRKLLNARVPHLLVKYNSEIESALERISGVLADSFHSIPADVKKSLRAIGTLLLSGDNGILNYIREKWGHEVSEQVSLIIKNTQKVFTRPLNLIISETRLRMVDEIAQKTQVVSTPRKTFWSERIGEWTRQVHTGIPIAVGMLFLMYLFVGCFGAQLLVGLVEGELFGHIIIPFLQKIVYGLPLFVQDAFIGKFGLISMGLTALIGIVVPVLATFFFAFGILEDLGYIPRLSILLDRILKKIGLHGKGIIPFILGINCVTTGILTTRILETKKEKFIATLLIVGLPCAPLFAVMLAIFASVSFWVPFVVFWIIIGLKIITGIIADKVIKGEQSDFIMEIPPIRLPDFKKVLIKSFSRTKDFVIEAFPYFIMAVFIAFLLDSIGLLALIEHLGAPVVRDILGLPAQATEMFIMSVMRREAGAAMLKHLFDSGGVGTIQLIVCILVMTFLIPCLNTLLVIAKQYGVKTCLIILGIMVPYAILVGAAVNWGSRLMGIH
- a CDS encoding LapA family protein, which codes for MKFQLIIILVMALIVVLFTFQNPHPVPMHFVGWGTRDFPVIGVVLISVIAGVILSVLWGLISNSKLKEEIFNLKRKLHKVQAPPVNPEEEEPPDFMK